The genomic stretch acaaattttaattttctacacattttgtagtttttcccaattattgagttacaaacatagactcaTTCTATCTTGCTttacactgttttttaaagaaGTAAAACACGGGTTAAATATTATTTAGAATCTGGGTAATCAAGAGAACTGTTGGCAGTAAGACAATGTGTATCTTATACCATGTCTTCCAATTAGTACTGTTGGGATATTACTCTTACCTTCTATGTTGGCAGACACTATTTTGCCACGACAAAAGTTCTACATATTGGGATAGATTAGATATTGTAGTCTGACTGTAATTGTAAAAAACCTGATTAAAATACAGACTGTCTCTTATCACTTAACCACAAACTGCAGTACTGATAGTGCTTAACTAACTGaatgatacaaaatatacacacaaacaagaTACAAGTCAAAATAATACACTCAAGAAAAAGTACAAACTGAAACCGAATAtgacaatatgcaaaataggtgtacatgtatctctagGCACAACGTAGAGAGCTGAATCTTGTATTAATTTGGGAAATTGTGTGGATGGACACAGATAGCTTGGCTATCAGGATCCTACTGAAATATACAGATTTCACATACTTCAATAGTTGAAATAAACCTGGTAAAGATTTAGAAACCAATCGTAGTAATCcatcaactttatttttttcagttcaATTTAAAAGAACTGTAAGTGTAATTTATTAGTAGTACTGTATTTTGAACTTCATTATTTCAGTGCTTCCTTGTATACACATCATTGTCTGGGATTTTTAGCCTAGTTTGCAACACTTCTGAAGTCTATCAGCTGTTACATTTAACAACTGAAAATAACAGGTTAAAAAAGGTTAAATGAATAGGATATGGTCTCAGTGTCACACTATACCCACATTGTCTGTACTGTTACATTGAAAAGTCACTTGAATAAAATATCATTCTAAATATTCTGAAAGTTTTTAGAAACTAAACTAGTAtcgtgtgtgatatcatagtgctATGAAGAATTGTGAATTCAAATAAGTGATTGACGATTTATAATTTTGACTGACCGTTGCGCATACATTAGCACCATTGAAGAATAATACTCAAACTATTAAGGGATCCACATGACTTTGAagaagtttttgtcattttgtcattGTCAGTTGACAaaggtgtttttgtttgtttttactatTGGAAAAACAGAATAGTGAACTCTTCTTCACCTACTGAGGACATGACTATTAAGTCACAAACATATTTATtgagaaaaagaagaaaaaacccacaaaacatTGGAAAAAAATATCTACATTCATTGCCAGGGATTTGCACATGTTATATTATGTACTGGTAGATATGGCAGTAATAGTTTAATACAATGGAAGACACAACTTGTCATATCAGTTTTCCACCCTGTtctgacaaatacaaaatgtacttcatGGTATGTTTTGTGGTTAGAtctcaattatgcaaattattcaaaatcCAAGGTACCAGTACTTGGAAGTTTacactttccatttttttttttggttttaatttgtttttaaacttaTCTAATCTTATTAGAAAATAGTGTATTAAAGCCATATAATATACACTGCAGAAACTAGATATACACAAATacgcacacatatatacatacaaagcTATTCAAGTAGAAGGAAAAAAAACTGACTTTAAAACATACTTTAAAATACAGGTTGTCGTCTTTTCTCTTATGtacaaatttgatttcattagaAAACAGACATCAAGTtgtaaatatcaattttgtaatTGATGTTTTCATAAATTGAAGTTTGTTTAAAATAGTATTTTTTGGCAAGACAGAGAAGAATACAAGTGGTTGAACCTGTCACATTCATGTAACATAATTAGTATTCAGTGTTACTGACTGGTAACATTTCTAACTAATGTGtatataatatgaaatacaaGAGGATTTCTTTGACTCTCTCAATGGTTAGAGGAACTTGACCCAAGCTGAATATGAAAAAGGCACGATGTAGATATATGATTCTATACACTGCATTGTGTTTGTGTTGCTTTGATTCTATATACTgcattgtgtgtgttttgttttaccATGTTTAAAGACCAGACATGCTAACCTTTCTGTGTTAAATTGTAACTTCTCTTATATAAACAAAGATTGTAATTATCATTCCTACAATATACTACATATACTTTGGTTTCACTGATATGTAACCATTTAATCAAAGGTGTCAATCATTAATCCACATACATGTCACTCTTGTCCTAAtgaagtcaatcaatcaatcaattaacaaATTGATAAATCAATGAATCATCCAATCAATCAAGCACTTGACAAATCCAATCTAACTAATCAACAAATCAGTCAAATGATCAATCAATTACCATTGAATCagccaaccgaccaaccaacctacctaccaaccaaccaacctaccaaccaacctaccaaccaCTCATACACTTACCTATAAACAAATAACCATCACACCAACAATACGACTGACCAACCGACTGACTTACTTATGAACTGATTGActgaccaaccaaccgaccgaccgaacctacctaccaaccaaccaaccaaccaaccaaccaaccagccaaccaatcATTACTCTGATAACCAAACGACTGACAAACCAGCCATCAGCCTATCCAGCCAACCACTAACAGAAATAAAACTTGAAtgtgttaccatgactacaCTATCCTGTCTCCCCCCTAATATCACGAACTATATGATTTACTTCTATTCGCCAAAGAAAACGTTTCTGATTCTAGAGAAGTAGTACTGGCCTCTAACTCAGCTGTATCAAAATGTAGATAACTAACACTTTGGTTTTCAATTTGctttttaattaaaattccTACTATAGTGAATAGTACTGCTGATAATCCATAGCAGGTTGGGAGTATAATCAATAAAACTTCACCAACTTTGACATCACAGTTATCATCTGGATGCATTAGGTGTAGTATTAGAGGAACCTAGGGGGAAAAAGAATGAAACAGTTAAAGAaaaatgatgaatgaatgaatgaatgaatgaatgaatgaatgaatgaatgaatgaatgaatgaatgaatgaacaattCAAAATGTACTAATTAATGTCATAATTGTTAGGAACAGTATATTTCTAAAAGGAAAATAATTACTAGGAACAAAAAGGAAAATAATTGTTAGGAACAGTGTATTTCAGAAAGAAGAGTACTAGAAATGATATATTCTTAGAACTAACCACGGCtattaaaacaatttcaaaatgaatttcACTAATATAGATTAATTAGGAAGTCCTGCCTTACCAAAAGCGGACCTAGTATACCACCGATCACTGTATTAATAACAATGTATGTTGCTGATGCCGTAGCTCTGATGTCTGGCACTGTTAGGTCCTAGGTAATAAACAAAGCATTGAACACATGATTTTCATCATATACTTAGCTGTATGATGGGAAATGCTGACACAATTACAACATGTTTGGTTCTGATCACCAAATAGTACATATCAATTTGCTTTGCTTGTTAGGTATTTCTTGAAAAATATTGCGAGGTAAATAAGATGATGAGGAATTTATACGACAAGAATGTAATGTCACGatgatatcaatatattacaatgGAAAAGAATATCACCAGCCACTAAATCACTAAAACTTGTAACACCAAGGATgaatttatagcattcataaaAAAGTACACTGTTGTTTGTAGCTATACTGTATTTTCTTATCGTTCATAGAATTTATCAGCTTATCTTTACCTGTACTATTGCTGCACAAACTCCAATCCATGTTTCTGAGACAAGataagaaaaaaagaacaacaaaaaagaCTGTTCAAAATCCTCTACCAAGAAGACACCGGCTATCAATGGTGTGGCTAATACATGACTTATTCCGATCACGTATGTCTTGGCTTGCTTCTTGTTTACAGATActctgtaaaaataaaaataaaaataaaaatgtatgtcttAGTGTAGTTAGAGTTTGTTCTGTAAgtttaatatagtctatgagtGAATGTAACATTTTTGGGTAGGGTTAGGGGTTCAGAGGTCACATTTCACTAAAATATTTAGGAAGAagtaaagaaatacatgtataaatgaattaatgcataaatgaatgaatgaatgaatgaacaaacagtCTGCCACGATtctcaaacaaaaatatgaatgaatgaacgaatgatcGAATGAACAAATAGTCTACCACAAGTctcaaacaaaaacattaagCATTGAACTGATCAAAAGAGAAGGTAAAACATTTATCAATGTATTGAATCTTACCTATCTGCTATGATTGCTCCTCCAaggttaccaagacaaccagcAACAAAGACAATAGAAGCTAAgcgtacattgtatatacctgGGGTTAGTGTATGATACCTTGCATAGTAAGTAGGTAACCATGTTATCAATGCATGTGATCCTGTCAACCGTACTGATGATGCCAAACATATCACAACGTATGGTTTACACTTCAACAACTGTAATGCTGTCTCCTGAAAACAAAGGATTTGTTGACATTGTTAGGTTTCTAAAATTATGCAGGAGTTATACATTTCTGGAACATGTATGGTCTGTTTGGTTTACACTTCAACTGTAATGCTGTCTCCTGAAAACAAAGGATTTGTTGATATTGTTAGGTTTCTAAAATTATCATGGAGTTATACATTTAAAGGAACATGTATggtctgtttgttttttgtttactttttatgcTTTACACTTCAACTGTAATGCTGTCTCCTGAAAATGAAGGATTTGTTGTTTAACTTGATATCATTAGGACTATGCAGTATTCATACATTTAAAGGGACATAGTTTTTGTTGGTTAATTGatttcatattgaaatattcTCAGATGGTTCCAAGTCCTAAAATACTGCATCATCTCCAACAACTGGTAGATCTCTCACTAGGAATTCAGATAAAgaaataaccagatttaaactgaatgcctcccgtaagggaatcactaattatgcaaataactcattaaactaaaaaaaactatggtaacaggttttgtttttggacaagtgtgctttcttaggttaatgtatatgccaaattatacggaatttgaagattgcatgatactgcttaattactgaatattgttcattattcaaaatactcattaaaggtaaaagttgtaggaacaaacttcataggacaggtgcgcattattatggttgatatatgtatcacattatacgaaatttgaagcttgcatctTTAAggtacaacctagttacctcaaataatcaattatgtaaatttttccattaaaactgactaagcgatatcaaatattttataggacatatccgctttgttatggttaacgtatgtactaaattatattgaaattcaagtatgcagtatagcctaattaccaaaaataattaatcatgcaaattattcgttaacgcTGTGAGGTACAtcaccaaattttataggacaaatgtatgttgttatgtttaacaaatatactaaattattttgaaattgacgtatgcagtcttaagatattgcttaattagttgatttcattaatatgcaaatttctctaattaaacattaacagatctggctcaaaacctaatcaggtctagccatcaccctaaagattatatattccaaatttcattataattgagccagccgatttttagcaaatgatgacacagacagacagacagacagacagacacacagacagacattccccttttaatacctcccgtacccttacgggaggtaaaaatgacattatgacgtaaaactttgggaaatttaaaaaacaacaacactggTCTCAGTAACTTACAGGGTATGTCTCTTTATACACTAAACCATTTGTGTCATGTTGTATAAAGGTATAACGTTACTCCTTACTACGtaatttttattgtatattttgtatgttcatTTTGTACACTGACAGCAGCCAGAAGTGCCTGGGGTCTCTGGTACACTCATTTTATAAAAATAGGAATTTCACAGTCAACTAATGTCATCTCCAAGACTATATTTTGAGGTGGTCTGTTATATGCACATACCATAGCCAAATGTGGCTAATGATTTTTGAAACCCAGGGCTAGCACAGTATGGCTTACCTATTGGCTGTGGTTGGgacaaaattcatttttattgacaatcTCTTTGGATTGACTTTGGTGAGATTCTTTATAAATTTCATAGTCAACTAATGTCATCTCCAGGACTATATTTTGAAGTGGTTTGTTATATGCACATTATCATAGCCAAATCTGGCTAATGATTTTTGAAACCAAGTGCTAGCAGTATGGCTTCTTGCGACAGAAACTTTTCTTGTGAGACAATGGGAATTTGACCCAGGTACAATCTtgtgaactgaattgaattgtgAGTTAGATATTTCTTCACCcaatatataaaattatgaagAGGGAGTGAGAAGCAGCTGCTAGAAAATAGTTATGTactaatcaattaattaatttgaatttcaTCACAATACTAAATAACATGATGAAAAAATTATGTGATTGCTACAGTTTTTCAGAATAAACATCAATCATGATGAAAAGAACAAGACTGTATAATAtgtgaaaatatcaaacattacaaaatcaaatatttatactCTTTTTAAAACTCTTTTTCTGGCTGGAGAATTACTAATTTTGTCCAGAATATTGTTCCAtacttgtaactcaataaacttgACAGCTGACTGTCCAATAGTACAATGACTATTTTTAACATTACATTGGCTGAGGTCAGgacaaaattcattttttattgaCCATTTCTTTGGATTGACTTTGGTGAGATTCttcataaattaattttaaGTGAATTTTATTGAATTGAGATGAATCAAGATATTAAAACACTCTTTTTTTTACCTTACAATTGGTTGGTACTGGTTCAGGTAAAATCCTTTCTTCATGTTCAGGATCCCTGAGAAACAAGACTAGAATGACTACCATTAGGAACCCTAGAAATGCTAAGATGAAAAATGGCCACCTCCAGCATATCAAAGAATTGGCAGCAGCAACACCATACCCCAAGGCACtacctgtcaatcaatcaaacatgaaaatatgtaaGGATACTGAAAATGTTAAACTGAGACCATCAACTGAGAGTTTCAGTTTACAAAAAATAGCCACACGAGATCAGTCTCAGTTTGCTAAAAATCGTCATCAGTGACCAGTTTCTAGGCTAAAAATCACCgtctgagaccagtctcagtttgcTAAAAATTGCCATCTGAGACTAGTCTTAGAAGGCAAAAAATCAccatctgagaccagtctcagaAGGCAAAAAATCACCATCTAagaccagtctcagtttgcTCGTCTCAAATGGCAAAAAATAACTGTCTAGCTGAGAGTAGCCTCAGTTCGCAAAAAATTGTATCTACAAAGGGTATCTGCAATCCAGTCATACAACCGGTCGTAGTACCTGTCTGTGCTCACAGTCGCACAATGTGACTTTGTCTTGACCTCTCTACCGATTGAACCCAGATATGAGCAAAGTACTATTACAGGCCATCTCTTGCTTGGAATCCATACGGATGgtgattttaaattttttaatcTGTTGTAAATCTGTTGTAGTCTGTTTatgccccttaggtcacttgtattttccttggttgaatgaagaaaaaatatttgggatagtctacatacaatgaaaatcatgaaacataaaacaaaatgttgctTGACTGGACAAAGTTTTAGTGATTTTAGTTGTACTTGATAACCTACCTATGTACATTCCTAGATGATAAAAACCAAATGCCTTGGTTCTATGGGAATAGTAGAAATCAGATATGATAGCATAGGAAGATGGACTGCATGATGCCTacaacaaaagtataaaaactAGTGTAAATATGAGACAAGAAAATGGACACTTATGTCAAAATGGACATATTCTAAAACAATGTGGCAAGTTTTTGGGCTGTGTAAATCTAAGAGTTCTAGTATGGGGTAGTACAATAGAGCAAAATACATAAATAGTGAGTCATATACCATGACAACAGCAATATTACTAcaaaatatcccataatatactGTACTTTCACATTTCTGGAATGAAAttcatcttttctatttttagcaCACCTTGGTAGACAATAGATAGATGAACCTCAGATTTGTATTAGTTACGCTGGACAAATCTAGTTTTCTTGTAATCATTTGGTATTtgaattttctttcaaatgcaagtgtttg from Glandiceps talaboti chromosome 12, keGlaTala1.1, whole genome shotgun sequence encodes the following:
- the LOC144443120 gene encoding MFS-type efflux pump MSMEG_3705-like, coding for MGQWFVRLITRGNYDEEEELLSSGPANSSTLRAFGSLLVLFAVYVLTQADRQLLPAVIPSGLRCYNYSENDTSGTCHMNTSTHDKKRCDPDDCIDFTDMQHGILAGAAYMLAYGVTCIPISRLADKTSRTLVISFGMFFWSAMVLATGLSREYLVILLARIGVGIGEASCSPSSYAIISDFYYSHRTKAFGFYHLGMYIGSALGYGVAAANSLICWRWPFFILAFLGFLMVVILVLFLRDPEHEERILPEPVPTNCKETALQLLKCKPYVVICLASSVRLTGSHALITWLPTYYARYHTLTPGIYNVRLASIVFVAGCLGNLGGAIIADRVSVNKKQAKTYVIGISHVLATPLIAGVFLVEDFEQSFLLFFFSYLVSETWIGVCAAIVQDLTVPDIRATASATYIVINTVIGGILGPLLVPLILHLMHPDDNCDVKVGEVLLIILPTCYGLSAVLFTIVGILIKKQIENQSVSYLHFDTAELEASTTSLESETFSLANRSKSYSS